In one window of Pseudomonas chlororaphis subsp. chlororaphis DNA:
- a CDS encoding 3'-5' exonuclease, with product MERIAVIDFETTGISPSSSCRATEIAVVILEQGRIVERYQSLMNAGVRVPAFIEQLTGISNAMLRGAPPAEQVMNEVNEFVGTTPLLAHNAAFDQKFWDYELGRIKRTRLQNFACSLLLARRLMPAAPNHKLGTLTSFASLPHTGQAHRAMADAEMAANLTAHLELELRQKHGLRELSHDFLCKLQKVPAAKIGEHLKRHRDT from the coding sequence TTGGAACGCATCGCAGTCATCGACTTTGAAACCACCGGGATCTCCCCGAGCAGCAGTTGCCGGGCCACGGAAATCGCCGTGGTGATCCTTGAGCAGGGGCGCATCGTCGAGCGTTACCAGAGCCTGATGAACGCCGGCGTGCGGGTGCCGGCCTTCATCGAACAACTGACCGGCATCAGCAACGCCATGCTGCGCGGCGCGCCGCCGGCCGAGCAGGTGATGAACGAGGTCAACGAGTTCGTCGGCACCACGCCGCTGCTGGCGCACAACGCAGCGTTCGACCAGAAGTTCTGGGACTACGAACTCGGCCGGATCAAGCGCACCCGCTTGCAGAACTTCGCCTGTTCCCTGTTGCTGGCCCGACGGCTGATGCCGGCGGCGCCCAACCACAAGCTCGGCACCCTCACCAGTTTCGCCAGCCTGCCCCATACCGGCCAGGCTCACCGGGCCATGGCCGATGCGGAAATGGCCGCCAACCTTACCGCCCACCTGGAGCTGGAGCTGCGACAGAAACACGGGCTGCGCGAGCTGTCCCACGATTTCTTGTGCAAATTGCAGAAAGTGCCGGCCGCCAAGATCGGCGAACACCTCAAGCGCCATCGCGACACCTGA
- the hrpB gene encoding ATP-dependent helicase HrpB, whose protein sequence is MNSLPIDEVLPALREALATRHEAVLEAPPGAGKTTRVPLALLNEPWLAGQRILMLEPRRLAARAAAERLASELGEKVGETVGYRIRLDSKVGPNTRIEVVTEGILTRRLQDDPALEGVGLLIFDEFHERSLDADLALALSLNGRDLFRDEQPLKILLMSATLEGERLAGLLDDAPILRSEGRMFPVDVRWGRLFQPGEFIEPRLVQTVLEALNDESGSVLVFLPGQAEIRRVHQQLADALGERPEILLCPLHGELDLAAQRAAIEPAPPGKRKVVLATNIAETSLTIDGVRVVVDAGLARVPRFDPGSGMTRLDTQRISRASATQRAGRAGRLEPGVCYRLWSQDQHEQLAAYGSAEILQADLAGLALQLARWGVAPAQLVWLDVPPGAAYAQAQDLLERLGALTAKAGEDCKLTPHGQAMAELPAHPRIAHLLLRGQALGLANMACDVAALLGERDILRGGGADLHSRLVLLSGEERVARGAQGGVQRARQLARQYRGYLRGQPSQAVADPDHPRWLGALLALAYPDRVAQQRRPGGAEYRLANGRAALFSETDSLMKQPWLVIADLGSRQGQREERIYLAADFDPALFDSVLAEQVRCVDQLDWDEREGVLRAERQRKVGELVLSREPLTGLDEAARCQALVNLVRRKGLELLPWTPELRQWQARVALLRQLDLEAKGESQWPDVSDAALLKSLESWLLPYLGKVSRLSHFANLELASIVHSLLPWPLPQRLDELAPHHLTVPSGSSIRLDYSEQPPILAVRLQELFGLAETPRIAGGRQVVKLHLLSPARRPVQVTQDLANFWRSTYAEVKKDLKGRYPKHYWPDDPLVAEATARAKPRK, encoded by the coding sequence ATGAATTCTTTGCCAATTGATGAAGTTTTACCCGCCCTGCGTGAAGCCCTGGCGACACGCCACGAGGCCGTGCTCGAAGCACCGCCCGGCGCCGGTAAGACCACCCGCGTGCCTTTGGCCCTGTTGAACGAACCCTGGCTGGCCGGACAACGCATTCTCATGCTCGAACCACGGCGCCTGGCGGCGCGGGCGGCGGCCGAACGGCTGGCCAGCGAACTGGGGGAAAAGGTCGGCGAAACCGTGGGCTACCGCATCCGTCTGGATAGCAAGGTCGGCCCGAACACCCGCATCGAGGTGGTTACCGAGGGGATCCTGACCCGCCGCCTGCAAGACGATCCGGCGCTGGAAGGCGTCGGCTTGCTGATCTTCGACGAATTCCACGAGCGCAGCCTCGACGCCGATCTGGCCCTGGCCTTGAGCCTCAATGGCCGCGATCTGTTTCGCGATGAGCAGCCGCTGAAAATCCTCCTGATGTCGGCGACCCTGGAAGGCGAGCGCCTGGCGGGGCTGCTGGACGACGCACCGATCCTGCGCAGCGAAGGCCGCATGTTCCCGGTCGATGTGCGCTGGGGGCGGCTCTTCCAGCCGGGCGAGTTCATCGAGCCGCGGCTGGTGCAGACCGTTCTTGAAGCGCTGAACGATGAGAGCGGTAGCGTCCTGGTGTTCTTGCCGGGGCAGGCCGAGATCCGCCGGGTGCACCAGCAGTTGGCCGACGCCCTGGGTGAGCGCCCGGAGATTCTGCTCTGTCCGCTGCACGGTGAACTGGACCTGGCGGCGCAGCGCGCGGCCATCGAACCGGCCCCGCCGGGCAAGCGCAAAGTGGTGCTGGCGACCAATATCGCCGAGACCAGCCTGACCATCGACGGTGTGCGTGTGGTGGTCGATGCCGGGCTGGCGCGGGTGCCGCGTTTCGACCCGGGCAGCGGCATGACCCGTCTCGACACCCAGCGTATTTCCCGGGCCAGCGCCACCCAGCGCGCCGGTCGGGCCGGGCGCCTGGAGCCGGGCGTGTGCTATCGCCTGTGGTCCCAGGACCAGCATGAACAGTTGGCGGCCTATGGCAGCGCGGAGATTCTCCAGGCGGACCTGGCGGGCCTGGCCCTGCAACTGGCCCGCTGGGGTGTGGCACCGGCGCAACTGGTGTGGCTGGATGTGCCGCCCGGTGCGGCCTATGCCCAGGCCCAGGACTTGCTCGAACGCCTCGGAGCGCTGACGGCCAAGGCTGGCGAGGACTGCAAGCTGACGCCCCATGGCCAGGCAATGGCCGAGTTGCCGGCCCATCCGCGCATTGCCCATCTGCTGTTGCGCGGCCAGGCCCTGGGGCTGGCGAACATGGCCTGCGATGTCGCCGCCTTGCTCGGCGAGCGCGACATCCTGCGTGGCGGCGGTGCCGACCTGCATAGCCGCCTGGTGCTGCTGTCCGGCGAAGAGCGCGTGGCCCGTGGCGCCCAGGGCGGGGTCCAGCGGGCTCGGCAACTGGCCCGGCAATATCGTGGTTATCTGCGCGGACAACCAAGCCAGGCGGTGGCGGACCCGGATCACCCGCGCTGGCTGGGCGCCTTGCTGGCGCTGGCCTATCCGGATCGGGTCGCCCAGCAACGTCGTCCCGGCGGCGCCGAATACCGGCTGGCCAACGGCCGCGCGGCGCTGTTCAGCGAGACCGACAGCCTGATGAAGCAACCCTGGCTGGTGATCGCCGACCTGGGCAGTCGCCAGGGGCAGCGGGAAGAGCGCATCTACCTGGCGGCGGATTTCGACCCGGCGCTGTTCGACTCGGTCCTGGCCGAGCAGGTGCGCTGCGTCGATCAGCTTGACTGGGACGAGCGCGAAGGGGTGTTGCGTGCCGAGCGCCAGCGCAAGGTCGGCGAACTGGTGCTCAGCCGCGAGCCGCTGACCGGCCTGGACGAGGCGGCGCGCTGCCAGGCACTGGTCAATCTGGTGCGGCGCAAGGGCCTGGAACTGTTGCCCTGGACCCCGGAGCTGCGCCAGTGGCAGGCCCGGGTGGCCTTGTTGCGCCAGCTCGATCTAGAGGCCAAGGGCGAAAGCCAGTGGCCGGATGTCAGTGACGCGGCGCTGCTCAAGAGCCTGGAAAGCTGGCTGCTGCCGTACCTGGGCAAGGTTTCGCGCCTCAGCCACTTCGCCAACCTGGAACTGGCCAGCATTGTCCACAGCCTGCTGCCCTGGCCGTTGCCGCAGCGCCTGGACGAGCTGGCGCCGCACCACCTGACGGTGCCGTCCGGCTCGTCGATCCGCCTTGATTACAGTGAGCAACCACCGATTCTCGCGGTGCGCTTGCAGGAGTTGTTCGGCCTGGCAGAGACACCGCGGATCGCTGGCGGCCGGCAGGTGGTCAAGCTGCATCTGCTGTCCCCGGCGCGGCGGCCGGTGCAGGTCACCCAGGACCTGGCGAACTTCTGGCGCAGCACCTACGCCGAGGTGAAGAAGGACCTCAAGGGCCGTTACCCGAAACACTACTGGCCGGACGACCCGCTGGTGGCCGAAGCCACGGCCCGCGCCAAACCGCGCAAGTAA
- a CDS encoding cation diffusion facilitator family transporter, with translation MSSSPEHARLLRLATRASLAVASILIVAKAIAWWLSGSVSLLAGLTDSLLDGAASFLNLLAVHYALRPADEDHRYGHGKAESLSGMAQALFIAVSAVLIGVQAVERLQNPEPLGAPWIGIGVMLLSLALTVALLMVQYRVIRETGSTAVRADSLHYRSDLLLNGSILLALVLASFGWQQLDAWFGLAIAIYILWSAIQIARESVAVLMDEELPSEVSQHMLELVCAVPGVLGAHDLRTRISGNHWFVQLHLELPGELTLSVAHGISDQAAEAIHTAYPRAEVLVHADPQEAVLAARAQ, from the coding sequence ATGAGCAGTAGCCCGGAACACGCACGCCTGTTGCGCCTGGCCACCCGCGCCTCGCTGGCGGTGGCCAGTATCCTGATCGTGGCCAAGGCCATCGCCTGGTGGCTGAGTGGCTCGGTCAGCCTGCTGGCCGGCCTCACCGACTCGCTGCTCGATGGCGCCGCGTCGTTCCTCAACCTGCTGGCCGTGCATTATGCCCTGCGCCCGGCCGACGAAGACCACCGCTACGGCCACGGCAAGGCCGAATCGCTGTCGGGCATGGCCCAAGCGCTGTTCATTGCAGTGAGCGCGGTGCTGATCGGGGTACAGGCCGTCGAACGCCTGCAGAACCCCGAACCGCTGGGCGCGCCCTGGATCGGTATCGGCGTGATGCTGTTGTCGCTGGCGCTGACCGTGGCGCTGCTGATGGTGCAATACCGGGTGATCCGCGAAACCGGCTCCACCGCGGTACGCGCCGACTCGCTGCACTATCGCTCCGACCTGTTGCTCAATGGCAGCATCCTGCTGGCGCTGGTGCTGGCCAGTTTCGGCTGGCAGCAATTGGACGCCTGGTTCGGCCTGGCGATTGCCATCTACATCCTGTGGAGCGCGATCCAGATCGCTCGTGAAAGTGTGGCGGTGCTGATGGATGAGGAACTGCCGTCCGAGGTCAGCCAGCACATGCTGGAGCTGGTATGCGCCGTGCCCGGGGTACTCGGCGCCCATGACCTGCGCACGCGGATTTCCGGCAACCACTGGTTCGTGCAACTGCATCTGGAATTACCGGGGGAACTGACCCTGTCGGTGGCCCACGGCATCAGCGATCAGGCCGCCGAGGCGATCCATACGGCCTATCCGCGGGCCGAGGTGCTGGTGCACGCCGACCCGCAGGAAGCGGTGCTCGCCGCCCGGGCTCAGTAA
- a CDS encoding DUF2076 domain-containing protein encodes MNSEEQTLIDGLFSRLQQAEKDSAPRDAQAEARIKEHLTRQPAAGYFMTQAILVQEAAIKSLDEQNKQLTQQVQQLQAELQQARSQAAAPTPSSGGGFLSSIFGSGSRDPQPAPTQSAPASSGGGWREPARPAFNPQPQQNYPQQSYPQQNYAAPPQQAPAAAGSSFLGGALKTAAGVAGGVMLAQGLSSLFHGNQQPQEIVEVIKEEPAPASDNAGGWGNDEQRMANNDSWGNNDQGGFSDADYGNDDSSFFSDDDSFV; translated from the coding sequence ATGAACAGCGAAGAGCAAACCCTGATCGATGGACTGTTTTCACGGTTGCAGCAAGCCGAGAAGGATTCAGCCCCGCGCGACGCCCAGGCCGAGGCGCGGATCAAGGAGCATCTGACCCGGCAGCCTGCCGCCGGGTATTTCATGACCCAGGCGATTCTGGTGCAAGAGGCGGCAATCAAGAGCCTCGACGAGCAGAACAAACAACTCACCCAGCAAGTCCAGCAACTGCAGGCCGAGTTGCAGCAGGCCAGATCCCAGGCCGCGGCGCCGACGCCCAGCAGCGGTGGCGGCTTCCTTTCGAGCATCTTCGGCAGCGGTTCCCGCGATCCGCAGCCGGCGCCGACGCAAAGCGCTCCGGCCTCGTCCGGCGGTGGCTGGCGCGAACCGGCGCGGCCGGCGTTCAACCCGCAGCCGCAGCAGAACTACCCGCAACAGAGCTATCCCCAGCAAAACTATGCCGCGCCACCCCAGCAGGCTCCGGCCGCGGCTGGCAGCAGCTTCCTCGGCGGCGCGCTGAAAACCGCCGCCGGCGTGGCGGGTGGCGTGATGCTGGCGCAAGGCCTCAGCAGCCTGTTCCACGGCAACCAGCAGCCGCAGGAAATCGTCGAAGTGATCAAGGAAGAACCGGCGCCCGCCAGCGACAACGCGGGTGGCTGGGGCAATGACGAGCAGCGTATGGCCAACAACGACTCCTGGGGCAACAACGACCAGGGTGGTTTCAGCGATGCCGACTACGGCAACGACGACAGCTCGTTCTTTTCCGACGACGATTCCTTCGTCTGA
- a CDS encoding membrane protein produces the protein MNPLTVLRDSLYFCQRNLGRIVQLCLPLVVLEALLQQAVDSSLGPEAFPGYSVIVGLLIYPLYTGVLILFLDARSRGESPLARDLLAATVSLWPRFALLTAINTLLILLGLSLYFLPGLWLMVTLAFAEYLLVLKGLQPLAAIKESFRLTRGHFLRILVCILAVMAPLWVLKGASLAAYPEPGPMLSLLIESAHSFLQLFTSVVVFRLFMLIGDSPDQQ, from the coding sequence ATGAATCCGTTAACCGTTCTGCGCGACTCCCTGTACTTCTGCCAGCGCAACCTGGGCCGTATCGTCCAACTGTGCCTGCCGCTGGTGGTCCTCGAAGCGCTGCTACAGCAGGCGGTCGACAGCTCGCTGGGCCCCGAGGCCTTTCCCGGCTACAGCGTGATCGTCGGCCTGTTGATCTACCCGCTCTACACCGGGGTACTGATCCTGTTTCTCGATGCCCGCAGCCGTGGCGAATCACCATTGGCCCGCGACCTGCTCGCCGCGACCGTCAGCCTGTGGCCGCGCTTTGCCTTGCTGACCGCCATCAATACCCTGCTGATCCTGCTGGGCCTGTCGCTGTATTTCCTGCCCGGGCTGTGGCTGATGGTGACCCTGGCCTTCGCCGAATACCTGCTGGTGCTCAAGGGCCTGCAACCGCTGGCCGCGATCAAGGAAAGCTTCCGCCTGACCCGTGGGCACTTCCTGCGGATCCTGGTCTGCATCCTGGCCGTGATGGCCCCGCTGTGGGTACTCAAGGGCGCCAGCCTGGCGGCCTACCCCGAGCCGGGTCCGATGCTGTCGCTGCTGATCGAAAGCGCCCACAGCTTCCTGCAGTTGTTCACCAGCGTGGTGGTATTCCGCCTGTTCATGCTGATCGGCGACTCGCCTGACCAGCAATGA
- a CDS encoding NYN domain-containing protein: MKKIAVFADVQNLYYTVRQAYGCHFNYAALWADISQQGQIVEAYAYAIDRGDSKQQQFQQILRNLGFTVKLKPYIQRSDGSAKGDWDVGITIDIMDAAAHVDEVVLASGDGDFDLLLERIISKHGVEAVAYGVPGLTANSLIRAATRYVPIEGALLLKS, encoded by the coding sequence GTGAAAAAAATCGCTGTGTTCGCCGATGTCCAGAATCTCTATTACACCGTGCGCCAGGCCTATGGCTGCCACTTCAACTATGCCGCCCTGTGGGCCGATATCAGCCAGCAGGGGCAGATAGTCGAGGCCTACGCCTATGCGATCGACCGGGGCGACAGCAAGCAGCAGCAGTTCCAGCAGATCCTGCGCAACCTGGGCTTCACGGTAAAACTCAAACCCTATATCCAGCGCAGCGACGGCTCGGCCAAGGGCGACTGGGACGTGGGTATCACCATCGACATCATGGACGCCGCCGCCCATGTCGACGAAGTGGTGCTGGCTTCCGGTGATGGCGATTTCGACCTGTTGCTCGAGCGCATCATCAGCAAGCATGGCGTCGAAGCGGTGGCCTATGGCGTGCCGGGGCTGACCGCCAATTCGCTGATTCGCGCGGCCACGCGCTACGTGCCGATCGAAGGCGCGCTACTGCTCAAAAGCTGA
- the yedA gene encoding drug/metabolite exporter YedA → MPGLRRFPLPLIAAFFALYVIWGSTYLVIRIGVEYWPPLMLAGIRFVIAGSLMYGFLRWRGAPAPTWAQWRAAGVIGILLLSCGNGAVTVAEHMGVASGVAALAVATVPLFTLLCGYFWGARNTRLEWAGIVLGLIGIAMLNLGSNLQSSPTGAALLVFAAAAWAFGSVWSKHLPLPQGAMASAVEMLVGGVVLLIGSWLSGEQLAAVPPIEGWAALAYLIGFGSIIAFNAYMYLLKHVRPAAATSYAYVNPAVAVLLGIVFVGETIGLEEALAMVVIISAVVLIGLPQWRKPKATAIQEEATA, encoded by the coding sequence ATGCCTGGCCTACGCCGTTTCCCCTTGCCCCTGATTGCCGCCTTTTTTGCGTTGTACGTGATCTGGGGGTCGACCTACCTGGTGATCCGTATCGGTGTCGAATACTGGCCGCCGCTGATGCTCGCCGGCATCCGTTTCGTTATCGCCGGCAGCCTGATGTACGGCTTCCTGCGTTGGCGCGGGGCGCCGGCGCCGACCTGGGCGCAGTGGCGGGCGGCGGGGGTGATCGGCATCCTGCTGTTGAGCTGCGGTAATGGCGCGGTCACTGTCGCCGAACACATGGGCGTGGCGTCCGGAGTGGCGGCCCTGGCGGTGGCCACGGTGCCGCTGTTCACCCTGCTGTGCGGTTACTTCTGGGGCGCGCGCAACACTCGCCTGGAATGGGCGGGGATCGTCCTCGGGCTGATCGGCATCGCCATGCTCAACCTCGGCTCCAACCTGCAGTCGAGCCCGACCGGCGCGGCCTTGCTGGTGTTCGCGGCGGCGGCCTGGGCCTTCGGTTCGGTGTGGAGCAAGCACCTGCCGTTGCCGCAAGGGGCGATGGCCAGTGCCGTCGAGATGCTGGTGGGCGGCGTGGTGCTGCTGATCGGCAGCTGGTTGAGCGGCGAGCAACTGGCCGCCGTTCCGCCGATCGAAGGCTGGGCAGCCCTGGCGTACCTGATCGGCTTCGGCTCGATCATCGCCTTCAACGCCTACATGTACTTGCTCAAGCATGTGCGTCCGGCGGCGGCCACCAGCTATGCCTACGTCAACCCGGCGGTAGCGGTGCTGCTGGGGATTGTGTTTGTCGGCGAGACCATCGGCCTGGAGGAGGCGCTGGCGATGGTGGTGATCATCAGTGCCGTGGTGTTGATCGGCCTGCCGCAGTGGCGCAAGCCAAAAGCCACCGCAATACAGGAAGAAGCCACCGCTTGA
- a CDS encoding DEAD/DEAH box helicase, which yields MTFATLGLIEPLLRALETLGYQTPTPVQAQAIPAVLGGRDLMAAAQTGTGKTAGFALPLLQLLAMEGPKVSANSVRALILVPTRELAEQVHEAVRQYAENLPLRTYAVYGGVSINPQMMKLRGGVDLLVATPGRLLDLFRQNALKFNQLQTLVLDEADRMLDLGFSEELANIYRALPKKRQTLLFSATFSDDIRLLAGQMLNDPLSIEVSPRNVAANTVKQWVVTVDKKRKPELFSHLLRKNRWKQVLVFAKTRNGVDALVERLQGQGVNADGIHGDKPQATRQRALDRFKASEIQILVATDVAARGLDIEDLPLVVNFDLPIVAEDYIHRIGRTGRAGSTGEAISLVCADEVNLLSAIEMLTRQTLKRHDEPDFIPEHRVPETDASGQVIKKPKKPKKPKTSGGGGKRNLGKWVDSGEVAEAPAVKPVRKVPAFNTGPRKRKP from the coding sequence ATGACATTCGCCACTCTTGGCCTGATCGAACCCTTGCTGCGCGCCCTCGAAACGCTTGGCTACCAGACCCCGACACCGGTGCAGGCGCAAGCCATTCCGGCGGTTCTGGGCGGTCGCGACCTGATGGCCGCGGCCCAGACCGGCACCGGCAAGACCGCCGGCTTCGCCTTGCCGCTGTTGCAGTTGCTGGCCATGGAAGGGCCGAAAGTCTCCGCCAACTCGGTGCGCGCCCTGATTCTGGTGCCGACCCGCGAACTGGCCGAACAGGTGCACGAAGCGGTGCGCCAGTACGCCGAGAACCTGCCGCTGCGCACTTACGCGGTGTACGGCGGCGTCAGCATCAATCCGCAAATGATGAAGCTGCGCGGCGGCGTTGACCTGCTGGTGGCCACGCCGGGCCGCCTGCTCGATCTGTTTCGCCAGAACGCGCTGAAGTTCAACCAGTTGCAGACCCTGGTGCTGGACGAAGCCGACCGCATGCTCGACCTGGGTTTTTCCGAAGAGCTGGCGAACATTTATCGCGCCCTGCCAAAAAAGCGTCAGACCCTGCTGTTCTCCGCGACCTTCTCCGATGACATCCGCCTGCTGGCCGGGCAGATGCTCAACGACCCGCTGAGCATCGAAGTCAGCCCGCGCAACGTTGCCGCCAACACCGTCAAGCAATGGGTGGTGACGGTGGACAAGAAGCGCAAGCCGGAGCTGTTCAGCCACCTGCTGCGCAAGAACCGCTGGAAGCAGGTGCTGGTGTTCGCCAAGACCCGCAACGGCGTGGACGCGCTGGTGGAAAGGCTGCAGGGCCAGGGCGTGAACGCCGACGGCATCCATGGCGACAAGCCCCAGGCTACTCGCCAGCGGGCGCTGGACCGCTTCAAGGCCAGCGAGATCCAGATCCTGGTGGCCACCGATGTCGCGGCCCGTGGCCTGGACATCGAGGACTTGCCGCTGGTGGTCAACTTCGACCTGCCGATCGTCGCCGAGGATTACATCCACCGCATCGGCCGCACCGGCCGCGCCGGCTCCACCGGTGAGGCGATCTCGCTGGTGTGCGCCGATGAAGTGAACCTGCTGTCGGCCATCGAGATGCTGACCCGCCAGACCCTCAAGCGTCATGACGAACCGGACTTCATTCCGGAGCACCGGGTGCCGGAAACCGACGCCAGCGGCCAGGTGATCAAGAAGCCGAAAAAGCCGAAGAAACCCAAGACTTCCGGCGGTGGCGGCAAGCGCAACCTGGGCAAGTGGGTGGACAGCGGCGAAGTGGCCGAAGCCCCGGCGGTGAAACCGGTGCGCAAGGTGCCGGCGTTCAACACCGGGCCGCGCAAGCGCAAGCCGTAA
- a CDS encoding endonuclease/exonuclease/phosphatase family protein, whose protein sequence is MPRLFRFILLGLLISAGLLSALVYSLTWRPDAKESLPVACTGKVPSLVPGQALKVMTWNVQYLAGKRYVFWNDQARGPDERPTPEDMAFSLDEVARVIRDEQPDIVLVQELDDGAKASDYQDQLKLLQERLTDLYPCSTQAFDWKADFVPSPHIFGSVGRQLATLSRYHIEHAERLQLPVPEANLLSRQFQPKNAVLVSYLPLSDGGQMAVLNTHLERATKPDDTLQAQVNAVTRILDRFEARGTPWLIGGDFNLLPLGQYQRLAPEQRTPYSADSALHTLWDKYPMIPTNNEASGIDRALWLTHYPNDPALSGPDRTVDYLFHSPRLKRVEAQVRQDDTLRISDHLPLIARFLLPAAP, encoded by the coding sequence ATGCCCCGTCTATTTCGCTTCATCCTCCTGGGCCTGCTGATCAGCGCAGGCCTGTTGTCAGCCCTGGTCTACAGCCTGACCTGGCGCCCCGACGCCAAGGAGTCGCTGCCGGTCGCCTGCACCGGCAAGGTGCCCAGCCTGGTGCCGGGCCAGGCGCTGAAGGTGATGACCTGGAACGTGCAGTACCTGGCGGGCAAGCGCTACGTGTTCTGGAACGACCAGGCCCGGGGGCCGGACGAGCGCCCGACCCCGGAAGACATGGCCTTCAGCCTGGACGAAGTGGCCCGGGTGATTCGCGATGAACAGCCGGACATCGTGCTGGTGCAGGAGCTGGACGACGGCGCCAAGGCCAGCGACTACCAGGACCAGCTCAAGCTGCTGCAGGAACGCCTGACCGACCTGTATCCGTGCAGCACACAGGCCTTCGACTGGAAGGCCGACTTCGTACCCTCCCCACACATCTTCGGCAGCGTCGGCCGGCAGCTGGCGACTTTGAGCCGCTACCACATCGAACACGCCGAACGCCTGCAATTGCCGGTGCCCGAGGCCAATCTCCTCAGCCGCCAGTTCCAGCCGAAAAACGCCGTGCTGGTGAGTTACCTGCCGTTAAGCGACGGCGGGCAGATGGCGGTGCTCAACACCCATCTGGAGCGCGCGACGAAACCCGACGACACCCTGCAAGCCCAGGTGAACGCGGTCACCAGGATCCTCGACCGCTTCGAAGCCCGTGGCACGCCCTGGCTGATCGGCGGCGACTTCAACCTGCTGCCCCTGGGCCAGTACCAACGGCTCGCCCCCGAGCAACGCACGCCCTACTCCGCCGACAGCGCGCTGCACACGCTCTGGGACAAGTACCCGATGATTCCCACCAACAACGAGGCCAGCGGCATCGACCGCGCCCTGTGGCTGACCCACTACCCCAACGACCCGGCCCTGAGCGGCCCGGATCGCACCGTCGACTACCTGTTCCACAGCCCGCGGCTCAAGCGGGTCGAGGCCCAGGTCCGGCAGGACGACACCCTGCGCATCTCCGACCACCTGCCACTGATCGCCCGCTTCCTGCTGCCCGCCGCACCGTAG
- a CDS encoding Lrp/AsnC family transcriptional regulator: protein MDKYDRMLLAALLENGRASYAELARKVNLSAPAVAERVAKLEASGVITGYQAKVDLAKLGLPIQCVIELRMAQHGNQKAYDELSRIPQLTECQRVTGDPCVIMRAAVGSMPELEELINRVAKYGFSKTSIVLSSAIEQRVPLGHLESNGK from the coding sequence ATGGATAAATATGACCGCATGCTCCTCGCCGCCCTGCTGGAAAATGGCCGGGCGAGCTACGCCGAGCTGGCGCGCAAGGTGAACCTCTCCGCCCCCGCCGTGGCCGAACGGGTGGCCAAACTCGAAGCCAGCGGAGTGATCACCGGTTACCAGGCCAAGGTCGACCTGGCCAAGCTCGGGCTGCCGATCCAGTGCGTGATCGAACTGCGCATGGCCCAGCACGGTAATCAGAAGGCCTATGACGAACTGAGCCGGATCCCGCAACTCACCGAATGCCAGCGGGTCACCGGCGATCCGTGCGTGATCATGCGCGCCGCCGTCGGCTCGATGCCGGAGCTGGAAGAGCTGATCAACCGGGTGGCGAAGTACGGGTTCAGCAAGACCTCGATCGTGCTCTCCAGCGCCATCGAACAGCGCGTGCCGCTGGGGCATCTGGAGAGCAACGGCAAGTGA